A window of Melospiza melodia melodia isolate bMelMel2 chromosome Z, bMelMel2.pri, whole genome shotgun sequence contains these coding sequences:
- the LOC134431941 gene encoding tetraspanin-36-like, translating into MDCGVITSKTVLLLLSLAFWAAAAGLSYVGAYVIHTYKSYDSFVQDKYALLPAVIIICVATVMFIIGLIGCCATFRESRVGLGLFLAIILVIFIAEVSAFVFGFVYREKVKTDVQGTMRSVFEKYDGQNPESRVVDYLQEQLHCCGVKNYSDWTTSQWFNSTGNNSVPQSCCQQEAKNCTGHLDQPQELNTRGCAQELESGLQSVISYAMLVILGFAIIKFFGMLSVCVLTCKKEESGYQPLNSWVFA; encoded by the exons ATGGACTGCGGAGTCATCACCTCCAAgaccgtgctgctgctgctcagcctcgCCTTCTGG GCGGCAGCAGCAGGCCTCAGCTATGTCGGGGCGTACGTCATCCACACCTACAAGAGCTACGACAGCTTTGTGCAGGACAAGTACGCCCTGCTGCCGGCCGTGATCATCATCTGCGTGGCCACGGTGATGTTCATCATCGGGCTGATCGGCTGCTGCGCCACCTTCCGCGAGTCCCGCGTGGGCCTGGGGCTG ttcttGGCCATTATCCTGGTTATCTTCATTGCAGAAGTGTCTGCTTTTGTCTTTGGATTTGTTTACAGAGAAAAG GTAAAAACTGATGTGCAAGGTACAATGCGCTCCGTCTTTGAGAAGTATGATGGCCAAAACCCAGAGTCTAGGGTTGTGGATTACTTGCAAGAACAG CTTCACTGCTGCGGGGTTAAGAACTACAGCGACTGGACCACCAGCCAGTGGTTTAATTCCACTGGGAACAACAGTGttcctcagagctgctgccagcaagaGGCCAAGAACTGCACGGGGCACCTGGATCAGCCGCAGGAACTCAACACACGG ggctgtgctcaggaactGGAGTCTGGGCTGCAGAGCGTTATCAGCTATGCCATGCTTGTAATCCTGGGGTTTGCCATCATAAAG TTCTTCGGCATGCTGAGTGTCTGTGTACTTACTTGCAAGAAGGAAGAAAGTGGATATCAGCCTCTTAACTCATGGGTGTTTGCCTAA
- the SKA1 gene encoding spindle and kinetochore-associated protein 1, translating into MFPTRVFVKFLPSFLFPLSVLIKDMASSRLEDLCLHIDKKISDIKKYLLFRYIGKNDSWKPVVCKMHNEVVQVHHLLHEMEKEVKDQEKLNDSLKEMQKNAERNQKTAEHLLEHVPRRLPMPQSSNTMPTVKPKGETEAAELSMKMKEKKAAKEKKPIKQAALITKEESESVPANTMPTVKPKGETEAAELSMKMKEKKAAKEKKPIKQAALITKEEFESVPAYLKGRIKHDEVNAVVQEINKAVLGKYKILYQPLKSMSAPVRSLYHRFLEGETKDTKELFFIVEDDIKMFAQLKLNKRFYNILSILRHCKRVREIRGSGFIRYVIC; encoded by the exons ATGTTTCCAACTCGGGTCTTTGTTAAATTCCTACCTTCATTTTTGTTCCCCCTCAGTGTACTTATAAAGGATATGGCGTCCTCAAGATTAGAAGATTTATGCCTCCACATCGATAAGAAAATTTCGGATATTAAAAAGTATCTCTTATTTAGATACATAG GCAAGAATGATTCTTGGAAGCCTGTGGTCTGTAAAATGCATAATGAGGTTGTCCAGGTACATCATCTCCTGCATGAAATGGAAAAAGAGGTTAAAGACCAGGAAAAACTGAATGATTCCctcaaa GAGATGCAGAAGAATGCTGAGAGAAATCAGAAGACAGCAGAGCACCTCCTTGAACACGTTCCACGCCGTCTGCCCATGCCCCAGAGCAG TAACACCATGCCAACAGTGAAACCGAAAGGAGAAAcagaggctgcagagctcagcaTGAAGATGAAAGAGAAGAAAGCTGCTAAAGAGAAAAAACCCATTAAACAGGCAGCATTAATAACCAAGGAGGAGTCTGAAAGTGTTCCTGC TAACACCATGCCAACAGTGAAACCGAAAGGAGAAAcagaggctgcagagctcagcaTGAAGATGAAAGAGAAGAAAGCTGCTAAAGAGAAAAAACCCATTAAACAGGCAGCATTAATAACCAAAGAAGAGTTTGAAAGTGTTCCTGC GTATTTGAAAGGCCGTATAAAGCATGATGAGGTTAATGCAGTTGTTCAAGAGATTAACAAGGCCGTGCTGGGCAAGTACAAGATCTTGTATCAGCCTTTGAAGTCTATGAGTGCACCAGTCAGAAGCCTCTACCACAGGTTCCTGGAAGGAGAAACTAAGGATACaaaag AATTGTTTTTCATTGTGGAGGATGATATCAAGATGTTCGCTCAGCTGAAATTGAACAAGAGGTTCTACAACATCCTCAGCATCCTGAGGCACTGCAAGAGAGTGAGAGAGATTCGTGGCTCCGGATTCATCCGCTACGTCATCTGCTAA